Sequence from the Vigna unguiculata cultivar IT97K-499-35 unplaced genomic scaffold, ASM411807v1 contig_158, whole genome shotgun sequence genome:
CATCCTCTCTTCCCATGGCTTCCTTAACAAGTAAGTAAGTAAACTACCTGGATATAAGGTATATATCGTTCCCTCTCTTGCTTTCACTTTCTTCTATTCCTGACTGAAAAACCACCTTACCCACAAGGGTACGGTTACCAGGAAATGAAGTGAGATACCTTATAGTTATAGAACTCCTTTCCTATTATAAGAACTATTGCTAGTTCTCTCTTTACATCCGATGACTTACTTGACATCAACTACCTCCTCTCCATACAATTCATTCTGGGAAACTATCAGGATcaaagataagagataaaagaagaattaTGGTACTGAACATAACAGGTTGGACACGGACACCTACAACTCCTAATACTGCTTAAGCAAACCAAGGACAAACAACAGCTACCTTCAAAGATGGAGTGATCTCTATTGTTTCCGGTTTAACTTAGAATAAAGATAAAGTCTATAAAGCATATTAATCCCTACTATCAAGTATCAAGTCGTAGTCATCTGCAAATAGAGCGTATTGTAAGATACCTCTAAATAAGGTACTGAGACTAATGAATGACTGAATCAATCACAATCTTTTCATCAACTACCTTACCTTGCACCCTATATCCCAACCTTGTTCTCATACGGCCTTTCAACAGAACTTTACAGAGGGAAGCTACTACTACACCTCTATCTATATATAGGTAGAACATACTATAATATCAAATAGAAAAGGTACAGACTTAACTTTATTCCCTTATTCCTTCCGGATGCCTATTATAGTTCCTACTTTGAAATCTCGCAGGAGAATAAAATAGTAGAATCAACTAGGGATTCTATCTGGACTTAAACAGTATCAGCTAACTGAGACTGAGAATAAAGAAAGAGAACAGAGAATATGCATTCGGTTAAGCTTCAGCTTCAACGGCCATATCCACAGGTTCCAGTTCAACTTCCTTTCCTGAAGCAGATGCCCGAAAAGTGGGGTTCGAAGCCTAAATCAAGGGAAATACATGGGCTATCCGTTCTATCCCTTACCTATTCCCAAGAACggaatataactaaaaaaagaaGGGCGTTAAGGAACCTAGCCTTGATTCAAAGTGTCTAGGTACCAAGAGTAAAGGAAAGAAAGAGGTCTAACTAATATAAGAGGAGCTTGGGAGCATTTCCCCAGGGCAATCAGATGTAAGGTCAGCATTGAGCGATGGGACTTGGAGCTCACAAATGCGCTGTTATGAGCTAAcgagtttatattttttgaactcGGAGAAGAGGATGGAAGAGGAGGTAGCGGTTCGTGCTTGAGTTGAATCACTTCACTTTGGCCctatctttatataatataagtaGTAGAACCCCTTAAAGGGAAATGATCTAGGTAAAAGCTATTTCAGGTTCTCTGGTATGGAATGCTTTACAAGTCTTTTACTAAGAGTGTGGCGTAGCTCTTCTTTTAGCTGTAGTTGAAGAAGGACATATTCACGTAACACCTGAATTATAAGCCTATATCTGACTATATGAAAACATGAGTTTATAACCCCTGTAAGACTCCCCTCGCCTGAGCCAATTCACTGTTGCCGACCTTGCTTCACTCCACCTCGCTTTCGACCTCAGCTCCTATGCTTGCCGCCGGACCTTGCACGGTTCCAACAACGAAATTGCGAATCCACTAGCAGAAGCAGAAGTTAGGGTTCCACCGGACCCATATCCAACAGCGGATCCTGCGGATCCATAGATTCTATATGGACTCCATAGAATATTGAACTCTATTAGCGGGGGAAGCAGCACCAGTCACGAGAGAAGCAGAGGTAGCACTAGCAGCGGATCCAGTCCTTGATCGAGATTCAAACCCAGTCGCAGTAGTGAGTAGGTGATCCAAGACCGGAGACAAGAGAAGCGGAGGCAGTAGTTGCACGAGCAGTTCAAGATGCAGCAGGAGCAGTTAGTTCCAGAACGTTAAGAAAAAGATCCTAATTCTGACCTCCCTGATCGTGCGTGCTTAAGTTAAGATTCTTTTTCTAATAGAGAATAGGGATCCAGAGCCCTAGCCCGCTGCATCTGAAACCAATAAACGATCAGCGGCGTCTACAGGCAGTGGGAGTGGGGGGTTTACGTAAGATCGATATGGGAATTGGGTTGTGAATCAGCCACCTCATCATGAGGATCTGGGGACAATCCAGTGCCAAATCCGTGCAAACTCCTGAGGGGCTAAATCCTAAAGGTATTGTGGCCCAGTAAGGGTGGTCTACGATCAGGGGAAAGGAATCGATCTCTCTTTCGTTTAGGAAAGGATAAATGTTCATTTTTCTCTATAGTACGCAGCACTCGTAGCACTTGGTGGGCTCCATTGTTGGATCACTGAGATTCTCTTTTTTCCCCGGGAGGCAAATATGCATATCTGTTATGTTACGATGCATTCTTCGCACTGGGAACATATGAATTCTTCATTATTCCCTTAAAAGCAAGATCTGAGCAAGTAGCAGAGCCAGTTGATTGAGTGGTTGAAGCAGTCAATTATGCGGATACATATTCATACCCGGGCCCAAATGAAACATCCGAGCCAGTGGAGGCGCAGCACCTCAACGCAGAGTGAGTAGCATGGGGAGCATAGTGAGCGGCCGAGCATCAGTGAAAGCTGTTGACTAAGTCGCATATATAGATCCCGATCGAGCTTATGCTTCTCGTGATCGTGGTCGCCTTTATAGATCGTTATCGACGATTAGGACCTTCGTGATCGAGACCTAGAAGCATACCCCTCATCAAGGGCAGCTCTTCAAACTTCTGGTACATAGAAAGATCCATATCCATATCTTATTGAGCGGGATCCTGATCCAGATCTATATCCAGGGATCAAAATCCAGTCGATGAAGTGGAACCTGACGGTAAGAGCAAAGGTACAACCACCTTAGGCATGGTTCATCCTGCTACAACAGATCCCAATCCGGCTTTCCCCTTTACAACATAGGGCACCCCGCCCAGCGTCCCTACCTGTTCCAACAAGTGATCCAGATTTTGACGTCTTCCTAGAAGTGATGCTTCGATATTTTTCACATGCCTATGGTCCTACCGGGTGTTCTATAGTTAGTCCCATATCCCTCAGGTGCAGGAGAAGCAAAGGCATAACTGTAATACTCCATAAGTATACTCATTTGCGGATAGAGACCCTGTTCCAGATGATCGGAACCCAGCACCTTAAAGACTTTATTTGGCTCCAGTCGAAGAGCAGGATCCATACTCATCGATGGTAAAGGCAAAGGCATGGGCGGAGATAGGAGCATGGGTAGCATCTCGTACAGATAGAGACATCTCAGTAGCACCACTTTCTTACCCATAAGCATAGCAGGAGTATCCCGTCCGGGTACATACCTATGGCCATGAGCGGGAGAAGCGGAGGCGTGGGCACCAGTAGATCGGAGCCATAGTCTACAGTAGCAAAACCATACCCATACGTCGGGATGGGTGATGCATCACAAGTACCAGCAGCATCATAGGCATCATCTTAGCCGGATCGATAGGCGGATTCCTTCGTGATCTAGAGCCATACCAGCACCCCTTCGCCCAGCTCCATACGTAGATTCACTAGTGACCTTAGCTTGGTTCCACAGGTCCTGGTGTAGATTTTATAGTGACAGAATCAAGGGCAGCATCTTAACCAGGTCGAGAGCTTGAAGCAGCTCCATAAGCATACCTAGGACCAGTAGATATAGTAGCATACCTTATTCCATTATCCAGTATATCCAGCTTCTTTTCGTTCGGTTCCATACCTTTTCAAGAACTAAGAGGTAAGGTCCGAGAGGGTCCCTTTGCCTTAATCCCCTTTCTCCAGCAAAGTAGCCATTGAGTTCCCATTCAAAGAGATAGAGAACTTAGGAGTTGTAATACATTCCTCAATCCAACTCCCATTTTTCCGCTAGGCACTAGTATCTGGTAGCTCGGAAAGTGAAGGCAAAACTCCATCTTGTCCTTCCTATCAGGTAAGTAAAGAAGTAGCTCCACCGATCTCTCGAACTGTCGCATACAATAAGGATCACACTCTAGGAACAGAGAGAAGGCGTGAATCCACTGCGGCATCTTCTGCCCCATCCGATGATGCTCACTGAATACACCTCGAAAAGGAAGAAAGCTGTCCACCATGGCTGAAGTAAAACTAGACTTTGAGTTCCTCTttgaataacataaaaaaagcATTCCACAGTCGTAGGTACCGACACCGGCAGTCGgatataaataataacttacCCCGCGTTAGTAGAGTGAGGAGTGAACGGAAAAAAAGACAGTTGTCAGGAGGGACCTCCGGCTTATACATTAGGCATGAGAACCGGCCAATGCATTCACTCACATCCGTTGATTGCGGTGCGCCATACACCAAGCTTGTTTCAGAGCGGATGTCAGGAGTGGAAAGGAAGAGTTGTACCGAGGACTTAGTCAAATACTGAACTGAAAAACGAAGAATACCATCATCGAGTACTGAACCCGTAGTTTTAGTATCGCTTTGAAGGAAATCAAGTATCCTAGCAAAAAACTCTCAATCAAGCCCTCACACCCCTACTAGGGTAGGTTCAAACCCCATTTTCCAAAACCTCTACCTCTAATGGGGCATCCTCTTATCTTGTTCGTATTCTAGTGAAAACCTCTTCTGATAGGTAGGTTCCTATCCTTTATCTATCAGCAAATGGATTCAATTCACTTTTCAGAATCCATATACGGAACTCCGTAAAATCAGGCCATGGTCGCAGCATCTGAAATCGTTTGTTCACCCTAACGTAAGTCCTCTCTCCACGCTAAAACGCTAAATCATTTTGGCTCTTTCACACAGCATCGAGGGCTTTTTCATAAGAAGAAGCACTCTATTGTCCACTTCGATAGCTTTCAAGAGTATCTTTCATACCCGGGGTCTCCAACCCCCTCTTTCTGGCGGGCCTTCTTTCCTCTGCTTCCTTGTGCTTCTGAGATCGCTAGCAATTTGCCATTTACTGATTCACTAAGCCAAGCATTGGAGCAAGCTAGGAAGACCGCTTTTTCCATCATCCAAGTCCATCTCCGGCCCCCTTCTTCCTAAAGCCCCGCTCCAGCCTGCTCCTTTATCTGTCTTATAGTCGGCTCCCCTTTAATCTTCTGTCTCCCACGGATAGGTGCCTTTCGGGAACGTCTCTCTCCGCTACTCCCCTTTTGCTCATAAGTAAGTAAGCTCTTCTCCACGGCATATTTTGACTCTGACCTTCGCTTCCTTCATTCGGTTTCTGGTTCTTGGCTGAACCAACCAGTAGGTCCTTCGACCCTCAAAGCAATACGGTATGCTGCTTCTACGCTGTCCAGCAAACGCAAATGCAATTCGTGCTCAGAAAAAGTCAGCTCGAATATTGCCTCTTGTCTCCCTCCTTCACTCTATATCGTAGAGACAATAGGTTAAACTCCTCCATGTACTCTCTCATagagattgaaaaataaaaacaaccttGTCTCAGATTCTTAAACTTATTTCAGAAGTCCGCTTCGACATCACCTGGTAGAAATGAATCCTTAAACTTAAGAACTTATTGTTCTCCGTAGCGCTTCTCCTCCTGCTCCCTCTTCTGTCGTACATGTGCTCACCATAAGCCTCAACACCCGCTTGAAGCCCGATGACAGAAACAGTGGCTCTGGAGGAAGATCAAAAGTATCCCCACCCGTCGCCCTCACTTGAAGACGAAAGATCAAATTCGATTCAAAGATCGGAATCATACCTCCAGCAGGCAAGGTCGGCTCAAAGACAGGACAGGAATAGCTAATCCGCCGGGAAAGGGAGTCGCTTTATGCTCTTGAATATGACTCTCACTGGGCAATCATAAATTCCTCACTTCATACAGTCGTAAGGCTTCCAAGTCTGACTAGTTCCGCATGGGTGTGTACTTCATTAGTGTGATCTGGCAACTGAAATACATGGGCTATGGCTATCTTCTATTAGAAGCTATGCCCTTTCTTTATAGTTTTTCTTCTATGAAAGGATAATAAGGTGCGCTCTTCCTGGATTGCTATTGCAGCTTGGCCTTTTTGTCTTTTATTCACCCGCTTTTACTTTTATTGCTTTAATGAATATCTCTTTATTGTTTTCCTTATAGTATTACCCCTCTCTTAAGAGAGTGAGTGCCCGACTAGGAGTACGGTTTAGGCTTTGCCCAAACAAATAGGAAGAGAATTGGTTGTGAAAGAAGAGCCGACTGAGGTTGAATGAATTCTTCCACCCAGCAACAGCAAGAGTAGAGTTTGGCACAGGTCAAAGAGGAAAGGCTAAGCGAAAAAGGTTAAGATTGCTTAATGAGTTATGGCCACTAGTCATTCGGATTTCTCCTTACCCATGTCAGTATTCTCACTGGGCATTTTAGCCTATATCTCCGCTTTCGCTTCCGTACTCAACCGTCTCTCTCCTTAGTCCGATCTAGCCTCTATTGATTGAGAGGGTTGAAGACTCCTTTTATTAATGCAATTTTGAATTCCACGGAACTTTCTCGATTCCAACGCAACTCATCCTTTTGGAGCTGACGTAACAAACTACGCGAGCCTCCCGACGAAGCCAACATAAATCCTATccgaataaaaaaaagaaaaggcagTTTCATTATGGTGGTATACCAGCCGCCTGTTCTGGAACTTCCAGTTCCAATCGAAGCATATCTATCCGTAAATGGATTTGTATGTATAGCCACTTCAGTCGTGCTCGTTGTTTCTCTAAAGTATCTTTTTTCTGGGAACATGATCAACCCAAAATTATTATGTTCGCGATTTTTCATCCACCGATGCAGAAAATTCTCCAGTTTTCCATTCTCATATGAGGCCGGAAAGTTTAGTGGCAACAGGTCGGCACGAAGTGATTCATCATGCTCAAACATGAGGCGATCATTCGTTAGGGACGGTTTATAGATCATCAAATTCCCACAAATGGAATGAGAAGTGGGTCCATGTAAATGATCGAGACCTCGGAAACAACAACGCTCCTTCCCCATATGGAGTTCGGAACCCAAAGGCAATCGTTGAGTGAACTGTATCTTCTTTGTGTTAGTTGACCTAAGCCGCACCATTATGGGGTGGGGCTCGGACTCCGAACCGTACGTGGGGCGAGTTTCTGCCTCATACAGCTCGGGCCGAAGACCGGGGGAAGTTTAGGAGAGGTGGGGAGACCCAGCAGCTGCCGTATCGGACAAGGATCGAATTAGCAAGCCTAGCAGAGTCCCCTCTAGCAGTAGCACTATAGTCCGTCCTTATTTATTCGCAAGGAAGTATCCGCAAGTCAAAGGAAAGCGAAAGGTTTGCTCGACTGAGAGAGCGAGTGGTTAGCCGGTCCCTTTCAATAAAATCCTATTCCAAACAGGGATGTCGGTTCGGCATCATAGACCTCGGATTCTCTTCCGGGCATGTGTCCTAGCTCAGAGAAACAGGCTTTCTCACCTTTGGAAGCAGCTCGTAGAATAGAACTGGCAGCTTTCTTGACTGACCCGCTGTCACATCTCGAATCGGTCCATTCTCTTGGAAGACCTTCCTCACAGGACTCTCAGCATGCTACCAGTCCGATCTAGCTGCCCGGTAGACCAAATCCAGTAGATAGTGAGGCCTGTCACTGGTTGAGGAAAGAAGACGACAAGCTAGTTACCTTTCAGGCAGTTCGGGTTTCTTGTGTCTGACCTTCCCAATGATTGAACTTTCCCTTAGCGGTGCTCTCTCCTTGCATAGGCATAAGTGATCCGACAGGCACTCTCCGGAACATGAGTTCAGGCATGACGCTCAATAGGGCATTCCTGGTATACTACTGAGATTCCCGGAAGCATGAGTCCAATCTCTCTTAGACTAGCAAGTCTTCCGAATTCAGTTAGCAGAATTCCCATCTCTCTCTGACTGACTGCATTGGCTGTCTTTCTCTTGTGAGTCCGGCATGTCTTTCTCTCCCTGTCTTGCAGATTCACAGAGGATGACCTGCAGGTGTATCATCGGGTCCAAGTGGTTGGAAGCTCTGTCTAGGCAGACGTTTTGTTGGAAGTACTCGCTCTGAAATCCTTGAACAAGGTGATCTGCCTGGCTTGCTTGTGAAACTGGGGAGTTAGACAAGGCCAGGCAAGCATCTGACTGGCTCGGTAACTGGTCTCTATCTCCGAGTGAAACTAGGCCAGTCAATCGAGCTTAGAGACAGTGCATGTTTACCTGTGACTAGCTTCTCTCTTTGCTTTCCTTGCTGTGACTGGTTGCTTGCTCTATTGGATTGGCTGTCTTCTCTCTGTGACTAGTGCAATCTTGCATGTGTTCCGCATCTGACTTTTGTTACATTTCCGAGTTTTGGATGCTATCTGCAGTGAAACAATTGAGAAGGATTTGGTTATCCTTCTCTATTGGAGAAGTAAGAGAGATCATGCTTTCAGTACATCTCTCTTCTCTCATTGCATGATGGAGAGTGTCCTTTCTTCTCTCATTGATGCTATTGACAGACTGATCTcaatccctttttttttttcttgatcaGAGAACGGATTAGCATAGCAATCTATGTCAACCCTTTCAAACAGCAATCAGAGTTTCAGAGTTCATGTCGGAGTCTGCTAATTCCACTAGGAGACAGCAAAGATATTGCTTGCTCAGTCTAGGCAGTCAAATCGGAAATGAGATGGGATTTCCATTCGATTAGCCAACAGGAATCTGTCCTTGTTGACTTCCACCGGAAATCCAATCTACCGGTTACGTAAATTCCTAATCTAATCAGGATAGTCTATCTCCGTATAGGGGAAAAGCTCTCCACTCGTTTTTCAAAGTCAAAGATAGGCATGTCAAAATGGAGTGACTTTTTGATCGACATATCGCTGCAAAAGTCCTCAATTATAAGTGAGACAGGGCAGACAAGCCAGCAATAGAAGCTATGCCCCAGCTTTTTTACCCAACCAGACCTAGGACCAGCAATGCCTGTCAAAGAAAGAAGTACAGGTTGCCAGTCCACTCATTGCTATCTGATAGCCCTTATCAATCACTATTTTCACATAGAGAATAATTATGCTATTCGGACAATCTTCTTATAGCGAGTCAATGTCGGATAATCTAGCAAGAGCTTCTAGCGCAAGGGAGTACCAGATAGAGCTTCAACAAGTGGGAATCAATACAGCAACAAGTCCGATGTTGAATGAGATAGCTTTCATCTTCCAATCTTTCTGAGCTAAGAAGTTTGAAAGGGGCAGTCTTCCATGTCACTCGGAAGGCAGATCAAGGTAGATGAACCAATACCAGATGCTTCCGTTTGGGGATTGACAATGGAAGTTGGTCATTCTCTTCCCTTCCCGTGTAGAACTAGGATGACTAAAGCCCAGCGTCGAAAAAAGATTgactttcaaaaaaataaaggagAGTGGATAGCTGTGATGTGAAAGAAAGGTTAGACAGTTGGGTTGATCGAGATAGGGTTCTATGTCCGGTATCAAGCGAGAGAGAATAGCAGAATACCGATCCGCTACATATGAAGCAAAGCCGGCCTTGCCCGTTGAACTTCTCTCATCCCGGGATTGAGATAGGCAGAGTTCCCGAACCGCTGAGTGCTATCATTATGCCTCCGGTAATAAAAACAATTAGTCCGATCTAGCTGGAAAAGTCGTTATTTCAGTAAAAAGTTTGATGCACTGGCTAGCCTAGACTCCCATTC
This genomic interval carries:
- the LOC114171268 gene encoding LOW QUALITY PROTEIN: uncharacterized protein LOC114171268 (The sequence of the model RefSeq protein was modified relative to this genomic sequence to represent the inferred CDS: inserted 4 bases in 3 codons), translating into MRCEHFHFERLIFSREAKLERIEQMVQLHNFLFFITSMVVPRGTAAPLLLKWFVSRDVPTGAPFSNGTIIPILIPSFPLLVYLHSRKFIRSMDGAKSGVLVRASRPILLPDIIGRSSSETRAGNASFRFVPVLHFLLIESKGDFSYLESFCGVLCLLFFRTLFSLPRDRSAKRERARRRKRQTLRPKPNGNEQQRNDKMGCSGHPHLERRVEGFWPVAFPXPPSSGGACVGGVPPEPEIGLEALALPTSRQLMAVGHDYHQKAPMKMNISHFGVCICMLGVLLSCDPAAYVRPVAHASYLFRAGGVNSDSIRVFNPAAEMLSFSLGDRDQLPSQSDACLALSNSPVSQASQADHLVQGFQSESSSVNLQDRERKTCRTHKRKTANAVSQREMGILLTEFGRLASLREIGLMLPGISHAESPVRKVFQENGPIRDVTAGQSRKLPVLFYELLPKFDPCPIRQLLGLPTSPKLPPVFGPSCMRQKLAPRTVRSPSPTPXMVRLRSTNTKKIQFTQRLPLGSELHMGKERCCFRGLDHLHGPTSHSICGNLMIYKPSLTNDRLMFEHDESLRADLLPLNFPASYENGKLENFLHRWMKNREHNNFGLIMFPEKRYFRETTSTTEVAIHTNPFTDRYASIGTGSSRTGGWYTTIMKLPFLFFIRIGFMLASSGGSRSLLRQLQKDELRWNRESSVEFKIALIXKESSTLSINRG